Proteins found in one Amphiura filiformis chromosome 14, Afil_fr2py, whole genome shotgun sequence genomic segment:
- the LOC140170303 gene encoding uncharacterized protein, with amino-acid sequence MDDVIQEDKRILTRQHRKQRVTARLLRPLRCQYCARQFYSSILAFNKHVRNHERRYHMHWKKKKSSADCVLQNDFSEIDIEKSNAIADSAKKERVFVYLVYAPQSICLCNKENRKSVQTTGGNQTSIQVPCDCEVVYQRRVYNSIGQMHKNFTKGFKSYTCNGCNKLVVVHNQSSSRDDINKEHENHQMLGSCLDRRSCGSAENQMKQNRLDSEENNIGTAQEKRHGCKKCGDVFFKEKDLDTHCQACFGFTKSGRTCRCLKCGEEFQSTCDVCAHISATHDGYNHQIASTDVTRYQADNVLTTGVFDTSFSNILLGGSLMQTESFKSNVLQHDAEKTDKSHKVDSLEYEKSSLESSQQAQSVQNVDVLLNRNLESNNVKEKGRREVVYREKDRIGKVWTCTLCSTILETKRELKLHMKRHKSAQDKSSIKSKSVSSEQSSHDVSSEQSSHDVSSEQSSHDVSSEQSSHDVSSEQSSHDVSNEQSSHNVSTSSERTSRDVSSEQSSYDVSSEQSLCDNFACQACDEKFVSAKLLKQHKCTSVEITTKISTQVQRGESEGLSGCLSSVNNKKPAGTFGSAKSCNKLTLVSDNLTTTCSSETKRRQSTCQMASAPCDRNRKFSCNRCQQVFRSLRQIKLHLKACKVKNRIGDSTMVSHPSQPNHGTTDDVVAMTAEETGESEDEMRQDKEDSASEKSQRISKYECKKCDRVCLTIGELRQHRKVHKLRQDRLQCDECEKLFVTLEALTEHVDAHKFPCRFCGIEISTPDNRKRHELNICPKAKTADVRKLHEEKKRIVCKECDFSCENRAELKLHMKSHKYKCKYCNMEFTQEYTRNRHEMNKCGAKISESVLLDRKLECQICGQMFENRIHWQQHTKTHKNERWVCKPCNQNFRVRAEFLAHKKTHKGIWCKTCNISFQTTHELDKHKKDHKFPCQFCGQEFSTIRSCRHHIETSCKNALMVKKLKPRKTRKDTGVHKNTEKYECYCDQCGKKFNNLRERNKHRGVHFKQKLTTPTKCPECDEIFEYGTQLRMHQKRVHWPQKPFACLYCKLRFKSKPELLQHEIVHTVDKPHECPICSRRFKSKKYIQHHMYMHTGARPYQCRYCPKFFRQPTMLRLHERRHRGEKPYKCIYCQRCYTYGP; translated from the coding sequence ATGGATGATGTAATCCAAGAAGACAAAAGGATATTAACACGGCAACACCGGAAGCAACGGGTTACTGCACGTCTCCTCCGACCTCTCAGATGCCAGTATTGTGCAAGACAGTTCTACAGTAGCATCCTTGCTTTTAATAAACATGTAAGAAATCATGAAAGACGGTATCACATGCActggaagaaaaagaaaagcagTGCTGACTGTGTTCTCCAAAATGACTTCAGTGAAATTGATATTGAAAAAAGTAATGCTATCGCTGACAGTGCTAAGAAAGAAAGGGTATTTGTGTACCTCGTTTATGCACCACAGAGCATTTGTTTGTGCAATAAAGAAAACCGGAAATCTGTCCAAACAACTGGTGGTAATCAGACATCAATTCAGGTACCATGTGATTGTGAGGTTGTATACCAAAGACGCGTTTACAACAGCATCGGACAGATGCATAAGAACTTTACCAAAGGTTTTAAAAGTTACACTTGTAATGGGTGCAACAAATTGGTTGTTGTTCATAATCAGTCGTCAAGCAGAGATGATATTAACAAAGAACATGAGAACCACCAAATGCTGGGAAGCTGTTTGGATAGGCGGAGCTGCGGTTCAGCAGAGAACCAAATGAAACAAAATCGGTTGGACAGTGAAGAAAACAACATAGGTACGGCGCAGGAAAAAAGACATGGTTGTAAGAAGTGTGGGGATGTGTTTTTTAAGGAAAAAGATTTGGACACGCACTGCCAAGCTTGTTTTGGTTTTACCAAATCGGGAAGGACTTGTAGGTGTTTAAAGTGTGGTGAAGAATTTCAAAGTACTTGCGATGTTTGCGCCCATATCTCTGCAACTCATGATGGATATAATCATCAGATAGCGTCAACAGACGTAACCAGATATCAAGCAGACAATGTTTTGACTACAGGTGTTTTTGACACTAGTTTTAGCAATATTTTACTTGGGGGTTCATTGATGCAAACAGAATCATTCAAAAGCAATGTTCTTCAGCATGATGCAGAGAAAACTGATAAAAGTCACAAGGTTGACAGCCTTGAATATGAGAAAAGTTCTTTAGAGTCAAGCCAACAAGCTCAGTCAGTTCAAAATGTTGATGTTCTATTGAATAGAAATTTGGAGTCAAATAATGTTAAGGAAAAAGGAAGAAGGGAAGTTGTTTATAGGGAAAAGGATAGGATTGGAAAGGTTTGGACTTGCACACTGTGTAGTACCATTTTAGAAACTAAAAGAGAGTTGAAACTTCATATGAAGAGGCATAAATCAGCCCAAGACAAATCAAGTATTAAGTCTAAAAGTGTTTCAAGTGAACAAAGTTCACATGATGTTTCTAGTGAACAAAGCTCACATGATGTTTCTAGTGAACAAAGCTCACATGATGTTTCTAGTGAACAAAGCTCACATGATGTTTCTAGTGAACAAAGCTCACATGATGTTTCAAAtgaacaaagttcacacaatgtTTCAACTTCAAGTGAACGTACTTCACGTGATGTTTCAAGTGAACAAAGTTCATATGATGTTTCAAGTGAACAAAGTTTATGTGACAACTTTGCGTGCCAAGCATGTGATGAAAAGTTTGTTTCTGCAAAATTGCTCAAACAACACAAGTGCACTTCCGTTGAAATAACAACCAAAATTTCTACGCAAGTTCAAAGAGGGGAAAGTGAGGGTCTGTCTGGATGTCTTTCAAGTGTAAATAACAAGAAACCAGCTGGGACATTTGGTTCAGCAAAAAGTTGCAATAAATTGACACTTGTTAGTGACAATTTGACAACCACCTGTTCCTCTGAAACGAAGAGAAGGCAGAGCACTTGCCAGATGGCATCTGCACCTTGTGACAGGAACAGAAAGTTTTCCTGCAATCGATGTCAGCAGGTGTTTCGATCGCTGAGACAGATAAAACTTCACTTGAAAGCATGCAAGGTTAAAAATAGGATCGGTGATTCCACCATGGTATCTCATCCATCACAACCAAATCATGGGACCACAGATGATGTGGTTGCTATGACTGCAGAAGAAACTGGAGAATCGGAGGATGAGATGAGACAGGATAAGGAAGATAGTGCTTCAGAAAAGTCGCAACGAATCTCAAAGTATGAATGTAAAAAGTGTGATAGAGTATGTTTAACGATTGGAGAGTTACGACAGCATCGAAAAGTGCACAAGCTTCGGCAAGATAGACTGCAATGTGACGAATGCGAAAAGTTATTCGTAACTTTGGAAGCACTGACCGAACATGTCGATGCGCACAAATTCCCTTGCAGGTTTTGTGGAATAGAGATCTCAACACCTGATAATCGAAAGAGACATGAACTGAATATATGCCCAAAAGCGAAAACTGCTGATGTGAGGAAGCTACACGAGGAGAAGAAACGGATCGTCTGCAAAGAGTGCGATTTCTCGTGTGAAAATCGTGCCGAATTGAAACTGCACATGAAATCGCACAAGTACaagtgtaaatattgcaacatggAGTTCACTCAAGAGTACACTCGGAATCGCCATGAGATGAACAAATGCGGGGCAAAAATCAGTGAGTCGGTTTTGCTTGATCGAAAACTGGAATGCCAAATCTGCGGACAGATGTTCGAAAATCGAATCCATTGGCAGCAACATACAAAAACACATAAGAATGAACGTTGGGTATGTAAACCGTGCAACCAGAATTTCCGCGTCCGTGCCGAGTTTCTTGCGCACAAGAAAACTCACAAAGGAATTTGGTGCAAGACTTGCAACATATCGTTCCAGACGACACACGAATTAGACAAGCACAAAAAAGACCATAAATTTCCTTGTCAATTTTGCGGCCAAGAATTCTCGACAATTAGGAGCTGTAGACACCACATAGAGACAAGTTGCAAAAATGCCCTGATGGTGAAGAAGCTGAAACCCCGTAAAACGCGCAAAGATACCGGCGTtcacaaaaatacagaaaaatatgAGTGTTATTGCGATCAGTGTGGTAAAAAGTTCAATAACCTTAGGGAAAGAAATAAGCATCGTGGTGTTCATTTTAAACAAAAGTTAACAACTCCAACAAAATGTCCAGAATGCGATGAAATCTTTGAGTACGGTACTCAACTCCGTATGCATCAGAAGAGAGTCCACTGGCCACAGAAACCATTCGCTTGTCTGTATTGTAAACTTCGGTTTAAATCAAAACCAGAGTTGCTCCAACATGAAATTGTGCACACTGTAGACAAGCCACACGAGTGTCCGATATGCAGCCGGAGATTTAAAAGTAAGAAGTACATTCAACATCACATGTATATGCACACTGGAGCTAGGCCTTATCAATGTCGTTACTGTCCCAAATTTTTCCGTCAACCAACCATGCTGCGACTTCACGAAAGGCGCCACCGTGGTGAAAAACCATACAAATGTATATACTGTCAACGTTGTTATACTTATGGGCCTTAG